One Azoarcus sp. DN11 DNA segment encodes these proteins:
- a CDS encoding nitrite/sulfite reductase: MYQYDEYDQQLLDERVAQFRDQMRRHLAGELTDDEFRPVRLQNGLYIQRHAPMFRISVPYGHLASRQLRKLAHLARAYDRGYAHFTTRTNVQFNWSPLEVIPDMLAELSTVQMHANQTSGNDIRNITADPFAGVAADEIVDPRPWAEILRQWATYNPEFAYLPRKFKIAVNGAIEDRVVLRVYDIGLDFKRDAEGNIGFRVLVGGGLGRTPILGEEIASFVPWQHLITYCEAILRVYNRYGRRDNIWKARIKILVKALGAEEFGRQVEEEWAHSKDGPNTLTEEEVQRIATHFVDPDYKTLPARDFGYESHLADSRPFAAWVKRNVRAHKKPGYASVTLSLKKTGIAPGDISAEQMDFVADWADRFSFGEARMTHEQNVVLADVKQSDLFTLWQLAREAGLATPNIGLLTDIICCPGGDFCSLANAKSIPIAQAIQERFDDLDYLYDIGEIDINISGCMNSCGHHHVGHIGVLGVDKNGEEWYQVTIGGTQGNETALGKVIGPSFARAQMADVVERLIETYIEHRHPDERFVDTVHRLGIDPFKQRVYGGEQHTQRKVANA; encoded by the coding sequence ATGTACCAATACGACGAATACGACCAGCAGCTTCTCGACGAACGCGTCGCGCAGTTCCGCGACCAGATGCGGCGTCACCTCGCCGGTGAGCTGACCGACGACGAGTTCCGACCGGTGCGTCTGCAGAACGGCCTGTACATCCAGCGCCACGCGCCGATGTTCCGGATCTCGGTGCCCTACGGCCATCTCGCCAGCCGCCAGCTGCGCAAGCTCGCGCACCTCGCGCGCGCCTACGACCGCGGCTACGCGCACTTCACCACGCGCACCAACGTCCAGTTCAACTGGTCGCCGCTGGAGGTGATCCCCGACATGCTCGCCGAACTGTCGACCGTGCAGATGCACGCGAACCAGACCTCGGGCAACGACATCCGCAACATCACCGCGGACCCCTTCGCCGGCGTCGCGGCCGACGAGATCGTCGACCCGCGCCCGTGGGCCGAGATCCTGCGCCAGTGGGCGACCTACAACCCCGAATTCGCCTACCTGCCGCGCAAGTTCAAGATCGCCGTGAATGGCGCCATCGAAGACCGCGTGGTGCTGCGCGTCTACGACATCGGCCTCGACTTCAAGCGCGATGCCGAAGGCAACATCGGCTTCCGCGTGCTGGTCGGCGGCGGTCTCGGCCGCACGCCCATCCTCGGCGAAGAGATCGCGAGCTTCGTGCCGTGGCAGCACCTGATCACCTATTGCGAAGCGATCCTGCGCGTCTATAACCGCTACGGCCGGCGCGACAACATCTGGAAAGCGCGCATCAAGATCCTCGTCAAGGCGCTCGGCGCCGAGGAGTTCGGCCGCCAGGTCGAGGAGGAATGGGCGCACTCGAAGGACGGCCCGAACACCCTGACCGAAGAGGAAGTGCAACGCATCGCCACGCACTTCGTCGATCCGGACTACAAGACGCTGCCGGCGCGCGATTTCGGCTACGAGTCGCACCTCGCGGACAGCCGCCCCTTCGCCGCGTGGGTGAAGCGCAACGTACGCGCCCACAAGAAGCCGGGCTACGCCTCCGTGACGCTGTCGCTGAAGAAGACCGGCATCGCGCCGGGCGACATCAGCGCGGAGCAGATGGATTTCGTCGCCGACTGGGCAGACCGCTTCAGCTTCGGCGAGGCGCGCATGACCCACGAGCAGAACGTGGTCCTCGCCGACGTGAAGCAGTCGGACCTGTTCACGCTGTGGCAGCTCGCCCGCGAGGCGGGCCTGGCGACGCCGAACATCGGCCTGCTGACGGACATCATCTGCTGCCCCGGCGGCGATTTCTGCAGCCTCGCGAACGCGAAGTCGATCCCGATCGCGCAGGCGATCCAGGAACGCTTCGACGACCTCGACTACCTGTACGACATCGGCGAGATCGACATCAACATCTCGGGCTGCATGAACTCCTGCGGCCACCACCACGTCGGCCACATCGGCGTCCTCGGCGTCGACAAGAACGGCGAGGAGTGGTACCAGGTCACGATCGGCGGCACGCAGGGCAACGAGACCGCCCTCGGCAAGGTCATCGGCCCGTCGTTCGCACGCGCACAGATGGCCGACGTCGTCGAGCGGCTGATCGAAACCTACATCGAACACCGGCACCCGGATGAGCGCTTCGTCGACACGGTGCACCGCCTCGGCATCGATCCGTTCAAGCAGCGGGTCTATGGCGGCGAACAACACACGCAAAGGAAGGTGGCGAATGCCTAA
- a CDS encoding DUF934 domain-containing protein, which translates to MPKLIRNGQVVADDWQVVSLAEGEAAADVALPAGRALVPLAVWQARRDELAPRADSGELGVWLNAGEGPEDIADDTKRLAVIAVNFPKFTDGRGYSTATLLRTRYGYTGELRAIGDVLRDQFNYMTRSGFDALQPRADRYSDEQLEAAVASIRDFTQPYQASATHPQPLFRRVARPTQAQVKS; encoded by the coding sequence ATGCCTAAGCTCATCAGGAACGGCCAAGTCGTCGCGGACGACTGGCAAGTCGTCTCGCTCGCCGAAGGCGAGGCTGCAGCCGACGTCGCGCTGCCCGCCGGGCGTGCGCTCGTGCCGCTCGCCGTGTGGCAGGCACGCCGCGACGAGCTCGCGCCCCGCGCCGACAGCGGCGAACTGGGCGTGTGGCTGAACGCCGGCGAAGGCCCTGAGGATATCGCCGACGACACCAAGCGCCTCGCCGTCATCGCAGTGAACTTCCCCAAGTTCACCGACGGGCGCGGCTACTCGACCGCCACGCTGCTGCGCACCCGCTACGGCTACACCGGTGAGTTGCGTGCGATCGGCGACGTGCTGCGCGACCAGTTCAACTACATGACGCGCAGCGGCTTCGACGCGCTGCAACCGCGTGCGGACCGCTACTCCGACGAACAGCTCGAAGCGGCGGTCGCGAGCATCCGCGACTTCACGCAACCCTACCAGGCCTCGGCCACCCACCCGCAGCCGCTGTTCCGCCGCGTCGCCCGCCCGACCCAGGCGCAGGTGAAATCGTGA
- a CDS encoding phosphoadenylyl-sulfate reductase, translated as MNSAVTLLRPAATNPATRPELTPALVDAVSAKSDAALALLRAAVTEFGSAGEITFANSFGAEDMVLTDLILREGQPIEIFSLDTGRLPAETYTLMAEVEQRYGTKLKVFFPKSDAVETYVRSHGINAFYDSVELRKACCHMRKVEPLQRALADKKAWITGLRAAQSTTRTGLPTREFDQGNGLVKLNPLSDWSETEVWAYIRMHEVPYNALHEQFYPSIGCAPCTRAIAVGEDVRAGRWWWEDPQSKECGLHVKKG; from the coding sequence GTGAATAGCGCCGTGACGCTGCTGCGCCCGGCCGCCACCAACCCCGCCACGCGCCCCGAGCTGACACCGGCGCTCGTCGACGCCGTCAGCGCGAAGAGCGACGCCGCCCTCGCGCTGCTGCGCGCGGCGGTCACCGAGTTCGGCAGCGCCGGCGAAATCACCTTCGCGAACAGCTTCGGCGCCGAGGACATGGTCCTCACCGACCTGATCCTGCGCGAAGGGCAGCCGATCGAGATCTTCTCGCTCGACACCGGGCGCCTGCCGGCCGAGACTTACACCTTGATGGCCGAGGTCGAGCAGCGCTACGGCACGAAGCTGAAGGTCTTCTTCCCCAAGTCCGACGCGGTCGAAACCTACGTCCGCAGCCACGGCATCAACGCTTTCTACGATTCCGTCGAGCTGCGCAAGGCCTGCTGCCACATGCGCAAGGTCGAGCCGCTGCAGCGTGCGCTCGCCGACAAGAAGGCGTGGATCACCGGCCTGCGCGCCGCCCAATCGACGACGCGCACCGGCCTGCCGACGCGCGAATTCGACCAGGGCAACGGCCTCGTCAAGCTCAATCCGCTGTCGGACTGGTCCGAGACCGAAGTGTGGGCCTACATCCGCATGCACGAGGTGCCCTACAACGCCCTGCACGAACAGTTCTACCCCAGCATCGGCTGTGCCCCCTGCACGCGCGCGATCGCAGTCGGCGAGGACGTCCGCGCCGGCCGCTGGTGGTGGGAGGACCCGCAGAGCAAGGAATGCGGGCTGCACGTCAAGAAAGGCTGA
- the cysD gene encoding sulfate adenylyltransferase subunit CysD has protein sequence MSTLTRQTLTHLDWLEAEAIHIMREVAGQCANPVLLFSGGKDSICMLRIAEKAFRPGKFPFPLMHIDTGHNYKEVVEFRDKRAAELGERLIVRSVEDSMKRGTVVLKHENESRNKHQSVTLLEAIEEFGFDACIGGARRDEEKARAKERIMSFRDEFGQWDPKNQRPELWNLYNARSHKGENIRAFPISNWTEMDVWQYIEREKLELPSIYFAHKRPVVIRQGAVVPVNVPLMSGELTNVPKAGEEIVELQVRFRTVGDISCTAPVESDADTVEKIVLETATTTITERGATRLDDQTSEASMEQRKKEGYF, from the coding sequence ATGTCCACGCTGACTCGTCAAACCCTGACCCACCTCGACTGGCTGGAAGCCGAGGCGATCCACATCATGCGTGAGGTCGCCGGCCAGTGCGCGAACCCCGTGCTGCTCTTTTCCGGCGGCAAGGATTCGATCTGCATGCTGCGCATCGCCGAGAAGGCCTTCCGCCCGGGCAAGTTCCCCTTCCCCCTGATGCACATCGATACCGGCCACAACTACAAGGAAGTGGTCGAGTTCCGCGACAAGCGCGCAGCCGAGCTGGGCGAGCGGCTGATCGTCCGCTCGGTGGAAGACTCCATGAAGCGTGGCACCGTCGTGCTGAAGCACGAGAACGAGTCGCGCAACAAGCACCAGTCGGTGACGCTGCTCGAGGCGATCGAGGAATTCGGCTTCGACGCCTGCATCGGCGGCGCCCGTCGCGACGAGGAGAAGGCCCGCGCGAAGGAGCGGATCATGAGCTTCCGCGACGAGTTCGGCCAGTGGGATCCGAAGAACCAGCGCCCCGAGTTGTGGAACCTTTACAACGCGCGTAGCCACAAGGGCGAGAACATCCGCGCCTTCCCGATCTCGAACTGGACGGAAATGGACGTCTGGCAGTACATCGAGCGCGAGAAGCTGGAACTGCCGTCGATCTACTTCGCCCACAAGCGCCCGGTGGTCATCCGCCAGGGCGCGGTGGTACCGGTCAACGTGCCGCTGATGAGCGGGGAACTGACCAACGTGCCCAAGGCTGGAGAGGAAATCGTCGAACTTCAGGTGCGCTTCCGTACCGTTGGCGACATCTCCTGCACAGCGCCGGTGGAGTCGGACGCCGACACCGTCGAGAAGATCGTGCTTGAGACGGCCACCACTACCATCACCGAGCGCGGCGCCACCCGTCTGGACGACCAGACCTCTGAAGCGTCGATGGAGCAGCGGAAGAAGGAAGGGTATTTCTGA
- a CDS encoding GTP-binding protein, which yields MSAIENLPDTDHGLLRFLTCGSVDDGKSTLIGRLLFDTKTILADTLNAIEKTSAKRGMSAVDLSLLTDGLQAEREQGITIDVAYRYFSTGTRKYIIADAPGHEQYTRNMVTAASTANLAIILVDARKGVLTQTRRHSYLASLVGIPHLLVAVNKMDLVDYDQATFERIKADYLAFAGKVGIKDVRFIPLSALNGDMIVDRGDRLGWYEGPTLLDILETAPAAHTEQAENFRFPVQFVCRPQDSANPELHDYRGFMGRVESGEVAVGDAVTVLPSGRTSTVKDIQIGGVSQECAIHEQSATLLLADEIDISRGDMIVKSAEQPKQLKQIDATLCWLSETPLSPARTYVLRHTTREVKAKVAKIECLLNVNTLERESVSTLAMNDIARLTLKLAQPIFADPYVENRATGAFIIIDESTNNTVGAGMIG from the coding sequence ATGTCCGCCATCGAAAACCTGCCCGACACCGACCACGGCCTCCTGCGCTTCCTCACCTGCGGCAGCGTCGACGACGGCAAGAGCACGCTGATCGGCCGCCTGCTGTTCGACACCAAGACCATCCTCGCCGACACCCTCAACGCCATCGAGAAGACCTCGGCCAAGCGCGGCATGAGCGCGGTCGACCTGTCGCTGCTCACCGACGGCCTGCAGGCCGAGCGCGAACAGGGCATCACGATCGACGTCGCCTACCGCTACTTCTCCACCGGCACCCGCAAGTACATCATCGCCGACGCCCCGGGCCACGAGCAGTACACCCGCAACATGGTCACGGCCGCCTCGACCGCCAACCTCGCCATCATCCTCGTCGATGCGCGCAAGGGCGTACTCACGCAGACCCGCCGCCACTCCTACCTCGCGAGCCTCGTCGGCATCCCGCATCTTCTCGTCGCCGTGAACAAGATGGACCTCGTCGACTACGACCAGGCCACCTTCGAGCGCATCAAGGCCGACTACCTCGCCTTCGCCGGCAAGGTCGGCATCAAGGACGTGCGCTTCATCCCGCTGTCCGCACTCAACGGCGACATGATCGTCGACCGCGGCGACCGCCTCGGCTGGTACGAAGGCCCCACGCTGCTCGACATCCTCGAAACGGCCCCTGCCGCCCACACCGAACAGGCCGAGAACTTCCGCTTCCCGGTGCAGTTCGTCTGCCGTCCGCAGGACTCGGCGAACCCCGAACTGCACGACTATCGCGGCTTCATGGGGCGCGTCGAATCGGGCGAGGTTGCCGTCGGCGACGCCGTCACGGTACTGCCGTCGGGGCGCACCAGCACCGTCAAGGACATCCAGATCGGCGGCGTCAGCCAGGAATGCGCGATCCACGAACAGTCGGCCACGCTGCTGCTCGCCGACGAGATCGACATCTCGCGCGGCGACATGATCGTCAAGAGCGCCGAGCAGCCCAAACAACTGAAACAGATCGATGCCACCCTGTGCTGGTTGTCCGAAACGCCGCTGTCGCCCGCCCGCACCTACGTGCTGCGCCACACCACGCGCGAAGTGAAGGCCAAGGTCGCGAAAATCGAGTGCCTACTCAACGTGAACACGCTGGAGCGCGAATCGGTCAGCACGCTGGCGATGAACGATATCGCGCGCCTGACGCTCAAACTCGCGCAACCGATCTTCGCCGACCCTTACGTGGAGAACCGCGCCACCGGCGCCTTCATCATCATCGACGAAAGCACCAACAACACCGTCGGCGCCGGCATGATCGGCTGA
- a CDS encoding nitronate monooxygenase, which yields MKCLDDFRLRFGSREYVPIVIGGMGVDISTSDLSLEAARLGGIGHISDAMIPTVSDRRYDTKYVRDKLRQYKYNVANSNKADVQFDLGLLEEAQKMHVARTMERKRGDGLIFMNCMEKLTMNGPKETLRVRLRAALDAGIDGITLAAGLHLGSFGLIEDHPRFRDVKLGIIVSSLRALVLFLRKSARTNRLPDYVVVEGPLAGGHLGFGMDWAQYDLHTIVAEIREYLAAEKLDIPLIPAGGIFTGSDGVSFLEGGAAAIQVATRFTVSHECGLPPDVQQHYFGANENDIEVNNTSPTGYPMRMLKSSPSIGSGIRPNCEAFGYLLDGNGNCAYITAYNRELALHPDEKRLRVMDKTCLCTHMRNFDCWTCGHYTYRLKDTTHRRADGSYQILSAEHIFHDYLYSKDNKIALPPVETCEPVKPA from the coding sequence ATGAAATGTCTCGATGATTTCCGCCTGCGGTTCGGGAGCAGGGAATACGTACCGATCGTGATCGGCGGGATGGGCGTAGACATCTCGACCTCCGACCTGTCGCTGGAAGCCGCGCGACTCGGCGGCATCGGGCATATCTCCGACGCAATGATCCCGACGGTGAGCGACCGCCGCTACGACACCAAATACGTGCGCGACAAGCTCAGGCAGTACAAGTACAACGTCGCCAACTCCAACAAGGCGGACGTGCAGTTCGACCTCGGCCTGCTCGAGGAAGCCCAGAAGATGCACGTCGCGCGCACCATGGAGCGCAAGCGCGGCGACGGCCTGATCTTCATGAACTGCATGGAAAAGCTCACGATGAACGGGCCCAAGGAGACGCTGCGGGTGCGCCTGCGCGCCGCGCTGGATGCCGGCATCGACGGCATCACGCTCGCCGCCGGCCTGCACCTGGGCTCCTTCGGGCTGATCGAGGACCACCCGCGCTTTCGCGACGTCAAGCTCGGCATCATCGTCTCGTCGCTGCGCGCGCTGGTGCTGTTCCTGCGCAAGTCCGCGCGCACCAACCGCCTTCCCGACTACGTCGTCGTCGAGGGCCCGCTCGCCGGCGGCCACCTCGGTTTTGGCATGGACTGGGCCCAGTACGACCTGCACACCATCGTCGCCGAAATCCGCGAGTATCTCGCCGCGGAGAAGCTCGACATCCCGCTGATCCCCGCCGGCGGCATCTTCACCGGCAGCGACGGCGTGTCCTTCCTCGAAGGGGGCGCCGCCGCGATCCAGGTCGCCACGCGCTTCACCGTATCGCACGAATGCGGCCTGCCGCCGGACGTCCAGCAGCACTACTTCGGCGCCAACGAAAACGACATCGAGGTCAACAACACCTCGCCCACCGGCTACCCGATGCGCATGCTCAAGAGCAGCCCGTCGATCGGCTCCGGCATCCGCCCGAACTGCGAAGCCTTCGGCTACCTGCTCGACGGCAACGGCAACTGCGCCTACATCACCGCCTACAATCGCGAACTCGCGCTGCACCCGGACGAGAAGCGGCTCAGGGTGATGGACAAGACCTGCCTGTGCACGCACATGCGCAACTTCGACTGCTGGACCTGCGGCCACTACACCTACCGGCTCAAGGACACCACGCACCGACGCGCCGACGGCAGCTACCAGATCCTCAGCGCCGAGCACATTTTCCACGACTACCTGTACAGCAAGGACAACAAGATCGCGCTGCCGCCGGTCGAAACCTGCGAACCGGTCAAGCCGGCCTGA
- a CDS encoding nodulation protein NfeD, translating to MHKTIWALLALALLILGFLLHNRPAAAPAGGEVVVLHIDGVIGPATSDFFARELARAHTRQARLVVLAMDTPGGLDTSMRAIIKDILAAPLPIATWVGPEGARAASAGTYILYASHIAAMAPATNLGAATPVAIGMPGGQPDGATPRKDKKDDKSGESPAAIGDAMMEKVRNDAAAYLRSLAQLRGRSGDFAERAVREAASLSADEALAAGVIDVIAADLPELMAKLDGRDVKLNGGRTQRLTTAAATIIEIAPDWRMRVLAIVSNPQLALMLMMIGIYALFFEFTNPGFGVPGVAGAICLLVALYAFHLLPVNWAGVALVALGAILMLAEAFLPSFGALGVGGIVAFVVGGLFLMDTEAPGFGIPLPFLVGLAVASALLIGAVGSFAARARHRPVVSGREQMSGEIATVSIVTADGAWALVHGESWRVASGSPLAPGDRVRVTRLDGLTLRVEPLATEPTHRPGGSPP from the coding sequence ATGCACAAAACGATATGGGCGCTGCTCGCGCTCGCACTGCTGATCCTCGGCTTTCTGCTGCACAACCGCCCGGCCGCCGCGCCCGCCGGCGGCGAGGTCGTCGTGCTGCACATCGACGGCGTGATCGGACCGGCGACCTCGGATTTCTTCGCGCGCGAACTCGCGCGGGCGCACACGCGGCAGGCCCGTCTCGTGGTGCTGGCGATGGACACCCCGGGCGGCCTCGACACCTCGATGCGCGCCATCATCAAGGACATCCTCGCCGCGCCGCTCCCCATCGCCACCTGGGTCGGCCCGGAAGGCGCGCGCGCCGCGAGCGCCGGCACCTACATCCTGTACGCCAGCCACATCGCCGCGATGGCCCCTGCCACCAACCTCGGCGCGGCGACGCCGGTGGCGATCGGCATGCCGGGCGGCCAACCCGATGGCGCCACGCCGCGCAAGGACAAGAAGGACGACAAGTCGGGCGAAAGCCCTGCGGCGATCGGCGACGCGATGATGGAAAAGGTGCGCAACGACGCCGCCGCCTATCTGCGCAGCCTGGCGCAGCTGCGCGGGCGCAGCGGTGACTTCGCCGAACGCGCCGTGCGCGAGGCCGCCAGCCTGTCGGCCGACGAAGCGCTCGCCGCGGGCGTCATCGACGTGATCGCCGCCGATCTGCCCGAACTGATGGCGAAACTCGACGGCCGCGACGTGAAACTCAACGGCGGGCGCACGCAACGCCTCACGACCGCCGCCGCAACCATCATCGAAATCGCACCCGACTGGCGCATGCGCGTGCTCGCCATCGTGTCCAACCCGCAGCTCGCGCTGATGCTGATGATGATCGGCATCTACGCGCTGTTCTTCGAATTCACCAACCCGGGCTTCGGCGTGCCGGGTGTCGCGGGCGCGATCTGCCTGCTGGTCGCGCTGTACGCTTTCCACCTCCTGCCCGTGAACTGGGCCGGCGTCGCGCTGGTCGCGCTCGGCGCGATCCTGATGCTCGCCGAAGCCTTCCTGCCGAGCTTCGGCGCGCTCGGCGTCGGCGGCATCGTCGCCTTCGTCGTCGGCGGCCTCTTCCTCATGGACACCGAAGCGCCCGGCTTCGGCATTCCGCTGCCCTTCCTGGTCGGCCTCGCGGTCGCCAGCGCGCTCCTGATCGGCGCCGTCGGCAGCTTCGCCGCCCGCGCCCGGCACCGGCCCGTGGTCAGCGGCCGCGAGCAGATGAGCGGCGAGATCGCAACGGTCAGCATCGTGACCGCGGACGGCGCATGGGCGCTTGTCCACGGCGAATCCTGGCGCGTGGCGAGCGGCTCGCCGCTCGCGCCGGGCGACCGCGTGCGTGTCACCCGGCTCGACGGCCTCACCCTGCGCGTCGAGCCGCTCGCCACCGAACCGACCCATCGCCCCGGAGGAAGCCCGCCATGA
- a CDS encoding slipin family protein, translating to MIFDLNLGLGTVLIILAALVASALRILREYERGVVFMLGRFWRVKGPGLVIVIPGIQQMVKVDLRVVTLDVPSQDVISRDNVSVKVNAIVFFRVIDPQKAIIQVENYLVATSQLAQTTLRAVLGKHELDEMLAEREKLNLDVQQILDAQTDAWGIKVANVEIKHIDLNESMIRAIARQAEAERERRAKVIHAEGEKQAAESLMAAAGMLAREPAAMQLRYLQTLTQIAGDKAATIVFPVPVDLLKGLVAESSRKTPSE from the coding sequence ATGATCTTCGATCTCAATCTCGGGCTGGGCACGGTCCTGATCATCCTCGCCGCGCTGGTCGCATCCGCGCTGCGGATCCTGCGCGAATACGAACGCGGCGTCGTCTTCATGCTCGGCCGCTTCTGGCGCGTCAAGGGGCCGGGCCTCGTCATCGTGATTCCCGGCATCCAGCAGATGGTCAAGGTCGACCTGCGCGTCGTGACGCTGGACGTGCCGAGCCAGGACGTCATCTCGCGCGACAACGTGTCGGTGAAAGTGAACGCGATCGTGTTCTTCCGCGTCATCGACCCGCAGAAGGCCATCATCCAGGTCGAGAACTACCTCGTCGCCACCAGCCAGCTCGCGCAGACCACGCTGCGCGCGGTGCTGGGCAAGCACGAGCTCGACGAGATGCTCGCCGAGCGCGAGAAGCTCAACCTCGACGTGCAGCAGATCCTCGACGCCCAGACCGACGCCTGGGGCATCAAGGTCGCCAACGTCGAGATCAAGCACATCGACCTCAACGAAAGCATGATCCGCGCGATCGCCCGCCAGGCCGAGGCCGAGCGCGAGCGGCGCGCCAAGGTGATCCATGCCGAAGGCGAGAAACAGGCGGCGGAGAGCCTGATGGCCGCAGCCGGGATGCTCGCGCGCGAGCCCGCCGCGATGCAGCTGCGCTACCTGCAGACCCTCACCCAGATCGCCGGCGACAAGGCCGCGACGATCGTGTTTCCGGTGCCGGTCGACCTGCTGAAGGGGCTCGTCGCCGAGTCCTCGCGGAAAACACCCTCCGAATGA
- the hslU gene encoding ATP-dependent protease ATPase subunit HslU, giving the protein MTQMTPPEIVSELDKHIVGQSKAKKAVAIALRNRWRRAQVEEPLRSEITPKNILMIGPTGVGKTEIARRLARLANAPFIKIEATKFTEVGYVGRDVETIIRDLAEIAIKDGRERAMKTVRDRAMDAAEDRVLDALLPPARPVGFAAEPEAQDTATRQKFRKKLREGELDDKEIELEVAAQAMTAEIFAPPGMEELTQQIQGMFQNLGGGKKKLRKMKIAEALKALADEEAVRLINDEEVKGEAIRAVEQNGIVFLDEIDKIAARSDVHGADVSRQGVQRDLLPLVEGTTVSTKYGMIKTDHILFIASGAFHLSKPSDLIPELQGRFPIRVELESLSVDDFERILTQTDACLVRQYQALLATDGVALEFVAAGIRRLAEIAFQVNEKTENIGARRLYTVMERLLEEVSFDAGKSGLDKVLIDAAYVDARLDVLAQREDLARYVL; this is encoded by the coding sequence ATGACCCAGATGACCCCGCCGGAGATCGTCTCCGAACTCGACAAGCACATTGTCGGCCAGAGCAAGGCGAAGAAGGCCGTGGCGATTGCGTTGCGCAACCGCTGGCGGCGTGCACAGGTCGAGGAGCCGCTGCGCAGCGAGATCACGCCCAAGAACATCCTGATGATCGGGCCGACCGGCGTCGGCAAGACCGAGATCGCGCGGCGCCTGGCGCGCCTGGCGAATGCACCCTTCATCAAGATCGAGGCGACGAAGTTCACCGAAGTCGGTTACGTGGGCCGCGACGTGGAGACGATCATCCGCGATCTGGCGGAGATCGCGATCAAGGACGGGCGCGAGCGCGCGATGAAGACGGTGCGCGACCGGGCGATGGACGCCGCCGAGGACCGCGTGCTCGATGCGCTGCTGCCGCCCGCGCGGCCGGTCGGTTTCGCGGCCGAGCCGGAGGCGCAGGATACGGCGACGCGGCAGAAATTCCGCAAGAAGCTGCGCGAAGGCGAGCTCGACGACAAGGAGATCGAGCTCGAGGTCGCCGCACAGGCGATGACGGCCGAGATCTTCGCGCCGCCGGGCATGGAGGAGCTGACGCAGCAGATCCAGGGCATGTTCCAGAACCTCGGCGGCGGCAAGAAGAAGCTGCGCAAGATGAAGATCGCCGAGGCGCTGAAGGCGCTCGCGGACGAGGAGGCGGTGCGCCTGATCAACGACGAGGAAGTGAAGGGGGAGGCGATCCGCGCGGTCGAGCAGAACGGCATCGTGTTCCTCGACGAGATCGACAAGATCGCCGCGCGCTCGGATGTGCACGGCGCCGACGTGTCGCGCCAGGGCGTGCAGCGCGACCTGCTGCCGCTGGTCGAGGGCACGACGGTGTCGACCAAGTACGGCATGATCAAGACCGATCACATCCTGTTCATCGCCAGTGGCGCCTTTCACTTGTCCAAGCCGAGCGACCTGATCCCCGAGCTGCAGGGGCGCTTCCCGATCCGCGTCGAGCTGGAAAGCCTGTCGGTGGATGACTTCGAGCGCATCCTGACGCAGACCGACGCCTGTCTCGTGCGCCAGTACCAGGCGCTGCTCGCGACCGACGGCGTGGCGCTGGAGTTTGTCGCTGCGGGCATCCGCCGCCTCGCCGAGATCGCCTTCCAGGTGAACGAGAAGACCGAGAACATCGGTGCGCGCCGCCTGTACACGGTGATGGAGCGGCTGCTCGAGGAGGTGTCCTTCGATGCCGGCAAGAGCGGCCTCGACAAGGTGCTGATCGACGCGGCCTATGTCGATGCACGGCTCGACGTGCTGGCCCAGCGCGAGGATCTGGCACGCTACGTCTTGTAA
- the hslV gene encoding ATP-dependent protease subunit HslV: MEQYHGTTILSVRRGNRVALGGDGQVTLGNIVIKATARKVRPIYQGKILAGFAGGTADAFTLIERFEAKLEKHQGNLLRSAVELAKDWRTDRILRRLEAMLAVADRDNSLVITGNGDVLEPEQGIVAIGSGGAYAQSAARALLENTDLPPEDIVRKSLQIAGDLCIYTNQSHVIEVLEG, from the coding sequence ATGGAACAGTATCACGGCACCACGATCCTCTCGGTGCGCCGCGGCAACCGCGTCGCGCTGGGCGGGGACGGCCAGGTCACGCTGGGCAACATCGTGATCAAGGCGACCGCGCGCAAGGTGCGGCCGATCTACCAGGGCAAGATCCTCGCGGGTTTTGCCGGGGGGACGGCCGACGCATTCACGCTGATCGAGCGCTTCGAGGCGAAACTGGAGAAGCATCAGGGCAACTTGCTGCGCAGCGCGGTGGAACTGGCGAAGGACTGGCGCACCGACCGCATCCTGCGGCGGCTGGAGGCGATGCTGGCGGTTGCGGACCGCGACAATTCGCTCGTGATCACCGGCAACGGCGACGTGCTGGAGCCCGAGCAGGGCATCGTCGCGATCGGCAGCGGCGGCGCGTACGCACAGTCGGCGGCACGCGCGCTGCTGGAGAATACCGACCTGCCGCCCGAGGACATCGTGCGCAAATCACTGCAGATCGCTGGCGATCTGTGCATTTACACGAACCAGAGTCACGTGATCGAGGTGCTCGAGGGATGA